gtacagagtatggcagattgtggTGCAGGGGTCTTGCAGATTGTAGATGTTGGTGGTGCGAGGTAGAGAGGAAGGCACACACAGGGTCGTGGACAGTACAGAATGTAGTAGGTTCTGATGTAAGAAGGATAATTAGTTGGGATTTATTTCAGAAGGTGTGAGACAGGCTATACAGGACTGTTACCAGCAATATGTAGGTCAATGTATTTATATAACAGATCTGAATGttgtataattataattatatataaatataatattagaaAACATgtgaaaccctttaataaaaccctGCTAGTTCCCCTTGCAGTATATGGGACAATGGTATTTCCTGGCAGCGGCTGCCCCCTCGGAGTCAGGGGCTCTGGAAACCTTCAAGGTGATGGACAATGCGGAGTTCAGGGTCCAAGCAAGCACAGAGCAGGAGAAGCTGGTGTTCATAGCGACCGTCAGAGTGTGAGACTGGACTTTCTTTATGACTTCTCACTTTCCTCACTTCTCCTCTCCTTCTcctgtcttttttttattcttaattttccTCACCTCAATCGCTGCTCTTCCCCTTATATCCTCTTCCGCTCCTTACCTCTTCCATTATTCTTCCTCTACTTTCCCTCTTCATCTTctgtgtctcctcctcctctccctcttctcccccccctccccccccccctcccaccggggCACTCCGGTCAGTACCCATGGCATTGCCTTTTTGTGATGTAGGCCTTTATCTAATATCGTCAGATGTATGATTGATTTTTATAtgatatgttttaaaaatatatatattttgaaataaaaatcattagcaaagtttatccaaaaatagtaAACCATGTGGCAAtcctatccaaaaatattaaaatgaagcCTCTGTAAGTATTCATTTCTCTAATCTTTTTCAACCCTATATCTCTCCTTCACTACATACTTTCTCTTTTGTCAACTGTTCATAGCATCCTTCTATTCTGTTCTTCGTACACGTCATTTCTCTATCtgaccccttctctctctctctctctctctctttgtgtctCAACATCACCCTCTGTCTCTTGCATCCATTCTTCCTTCGACACCCTTGTTTTCCTTTGTTCCTCAAATTCCACTACATTTTCTTGTTGTTTCTCTGTCTCATCCCTTTCTCTTCTTTTCCGTATCATCTTCCTTCtcatccctttttttttatttcatgcctTCCTTCCTCTAACCTTATTCATTCTCTCATTATTGTTGTGCGTCTCCATTGTACTTGTTTTTTCTCAAGCACATTCATTCACCCTCTTCCTTTCTTTTCATCTGCACCGAGGcccggtggtttctagttacgcctctgttccCGTGCAATCAAAAGATAAAGTAGGAATTATTTTGCCAAAATACAGAACAAACCAATATCTCTCCTTCCCAACATGCTTTCCTTTTTGTCAACTCTTTGTGTCCCCAATATTCCCAATAACCACGTTCTTGAGCTATTTGACGCTCCCTTTTTTCTTGTAGTAAAGATGGCTCGTGTGTTCCTCGGAAGTGGATTTACCTCCTGACTGATGGAAGCACTGAACTGCGCACTGAGGGTAAGGTGACGACAAGGAGAGGCGCTACTGTGTGAGAAAAGAAACTAtaataatatgattttttttttcttatttgtatcAAGGGCACCCAGACAGAACCACCGAGTTATTCTCATCTAAATGCTCAAAGTGTGTCATCCTGAAAGAGACAGAAAATGACATTTCCAGGCTCCTTCTCTACTGTATGTAATCGGTGGACTGGGATGGTGGGAGGTCTGGCAATAgaattgaaatattttttatttattttttaattcttttggaggaaaaaaacaaaaacacaactgtGGGGTGTGGGTCAAAGCCAGTGCGTGATTTCCCCAAAAAATGTATGGACCCGGAACTTTTTGAATTAAGATCAGGCGATTTTTCTGGTGAAAACGTGCGTATACAGAAGCtcctaaaataatatataatccgGAGCAGAATCTCCGCAATGTGTCTGTTGACAAGTTCAGTCAATGTCGGCAGCAGTGTGCAGAGAACAGAAAGCGGTGGAGAGGGCAGCCTTATTTTATACAAATGTTAAAGAAAACTAAATGGGATAGGATACAACATTTCTTTAGGACAGATAAAGAATGATTTTTGTCTCGGCTTTGGGTCATTTTCACGCTCTAATTCTCAAATAGTGAAACAAATTGTCATTATGATCCAATTGGCACCTCACCTCATGGCGTGTGTTTACGTCTACGTCACTGCGTATAAGTTATGTGATGGCTTTGTTCCTTCATTCCCTCTATTccctattattttaataattctcATCTCCTTCGTATAACCATTACTCAATCTTTCTTTGTGTTTAATGACACCCCTCACAATTCACCTCATTGGTTCTCTCTCTTTCCATTCCCTCAGCTCGTTCACCCCAGCTAGAAGAAGAATTTATAGAGGAGTTTAAAGAGAAGGCCTCGTGTGAAGGATACAAAGAGATATTGGAGATTCCACAGACACTAGGTAATGGATAAACATGTAACATGGTGCTGGGGTGTCATGAATGGGGAGACTGGTATTACTGTGATGTGAACCCATATCGTTGTATAATAGTGTTTTATTGTGAGATGGGCATTGCCAAGGGTTACAATGTATACAGCACACATTACATAATAAAGCAATGTATACTACTGATCCCAAACTGTGTTTTTGGATATGTCCTAGGCCAGGAAAAGGCAACCttcggaactccagatgttgtggattacatcctccataatgctcttacacccataatgctgacaaagcatcatgggaggtgtagtccaaaacatctggagtgccgaaggttggctATGCCTGTCCTAGGCTATAGCATGGTGGACAAAAATGTAACTGTTTCATGGTTTGTAGACGTCCATCCATCAAACCGGTGAGCAGTATCTATGCAGCAGCAGCACACCGAGTATGACTATGATAAAAACTAACTAATTTCACCCTGTTCTTTTAGTGAATAAGTAAGGGttcatatatttgtgtgtattgagACTATCTGAATCTGATAATATCCAGTGTAGAGAATCGATGGCTTGCTCAGTTGATAACTATATAGACAGATAACTTTGTCTTTCTAATCTATGCAAATGGCTAACAATAAGTGAATAACGGGCGCTCCTATAAATAATTAATATGATTATGATCTGCACAAACACTCGCGTGTCACCCCCTCGCAAATCAAACTCACTAACGTGAAAGAAAAGTGTCAAATTGGAGGTGTGCTCAAAGTGAAAAAAGGGTATAAATACGtatcataaaataatataatattgtataaTATTACAGTGCAATCTGTGGAGTATCCAAAAATTAGGTATATACAGAAATGCAATAATAGGGCAGATTAAATGAAAAAGGATAGATGCTTTGGCCACTTTCAAACAGTAGATCCCAATCTTGACTCTATACGCAGTGCTCTGTACCAACTATCGTACCACCTCTCTCTGTACCAACCCAATTTTATAATTTGGAGAGTTGGTACAGAGCACTGTGTATAGAGCTGAGATTGGGCTCTACTATTTGTAAGTGGCAAATCATTTACCCTTCTCCATTTATTTGTCTAGTCTAATCTACTGCCCAGAAGCAGAGTAAGCCCTATTCCTATGTTTTGGGGAATATGAACGATCGAGCATTGTGTGTTTGAAGCAATAGAATAATCAGCAGTAATCATAGTATGTAGAAATcatatgctgcaggattcctcagTGATAAATAACATGATTTGTGGCCTGCAGCATAGAATCCTACATACCGCAGAGCCGTACTGCTCGTCAATGTGTTTACTTGATATATGTCCAGGAAACATGGTGGGTCTGGCAGTTCTAGCTGGGGGAGAGTCTAAATTAAAGTTCCCATCTTTTATAAGCAGAAAAAGGGGTCCATATTATTATTTCCAAAATGTATCCTAACAATgactaaagaaaaaaagattgagTAGTGAAACGATTCTCCATTATAACTCTTTTTAATCCCTCCAACCTTGATTCCATAACGTGATCTCAATTATGGAACATTAATTGGTTAATTCTATATTCACTGTGTTTTAACATGGCTTATGGTTATAATAGGCTAAGTGACAGTTTGCCCTATGAGTGATACCAGCCAGGTGCCAGTTCTAGTCTCGGTGTGTGCAGGAAGGCGGGTCTTAGTTCTGCGCTCTTGGAGACCCAAACGTCATGCCATCTTGATTAATGTCAATGGAATTAAAAAGCCAGAGGCTGTGATTTAGCGGTGACTAATCAGGAGTGCCTGTGTGTTGCGGCATGTTTGGAGTGTTCAGAACTGGTTTGAGAATCACatggtttaaaataaaatgtgactcTGCACTTTAGATTAATGTGCTGCCCACGTGACCCCAGGGCTGGCACCATCAATAATACATGAAGAATGAAAATGtagaaaatataaatacacaaaaagtcctgcgctcaaactcccactactcttgggcggcagcaacgaccatagtacacatcagccccaatacatacacttTGCAAGGTGactagtcagtgtaggacccacctgagaggtcggccttgacgtggcaggtgggcatccctctaatggccattggagcaaataaatgacctccatttgtttaaacatgcatagggatttgggaaaagcacaggtaactttttttcttagatagaatatatatctgCCCAGCAATGCCCATTGTGTAAATAAAGCTTATAATATAACTGTGCGGTTGTGAGAGGCAACTGGCTCCAATGCAGGCCGAATGGCATGTTGATAAACATtgggtgtcacgtattcatccgcatataaaaatatgattaatggaatttactgttctgacaggaaaagttgtgccgagcagcaatcaaatccacaggagggtttgtgctgagcagcaatcatgcaaataggaacctgctaactgcctttggggttaaaggccgattacagcctatcagacccagaggaggggtatttaggcccagttctcatcctgctcagtgccctgtcgtggttcccctagtggttgtctgagagcgcgttcctggttcaagtttcttctggtttttgactttggctttgattttgacttccctgtattctgtatccctgacttctggctttctcttatcattgtgtctctttctgtatcccctgacctcagcaagtatcctgactattctttggtacgttaagtccggccattctaaggcccgttaatacgttacctattagcagggccggattaacataggggctgatggagctgcagctccaggcccaggcccatagaataggcccattggtttaaaaaaaaaaaaaaaattttttttttttttttttttacacactacttttagggttgccaggtatttctcatgtatttcttagggttgccaggtatatctcagaagtatttctcaggtatttgaggctgcctagccggtgccgggaattgtagtaataccggcaatacaaatgtctgtctcagtataaacatagattattctgcaataccagcgccggccagtaggggtcgctgtttgtgtggagagaggcagtgataagaagttacggcatctccctccctgcctctctctactcactgatccgcggg
This DNA window, taken from Pelobates fuscus isolate aPelFus1 chromosome 9, aPelFus1.pri, whole genome shotgun sequence, encodes the following:
- the APOM gene encoding apolipoprotein M isoform X1 — its product is MIGNTWSYILYLYGLVIDSLIVCDNSDRLSASSVNRTEFPLQYMGQWYFLAAAAPSESGALETFKVMDNAEFRVQASTEQEKLVFIATVRVKDGSCVPRKWIYLLTDGSTELRTEGHPDRTTELFSSKCSKCVILKETENDISRLLLYSRSPQLEEEFIEEFKEKASCEGYKEILEIPQTLDYCHMEK
- the APOM gene encoding apolipoprotein M isoform X2, which produces MIGNTWSYILYLYGLVIDSLIVCDNSDRLSASSVNRTEYMGQWYFLAAAAPSESGALETFKVMDNAEFRVQASTEQEKLVFIATVRVKDGSCVPRKWIYLLTDGSTELRTEGHPDRTTELFSSKCSKCVILKETENDISRLLLYSRSPQLEEEFIEEFKEKASCEGYKEILEIPQTLDYCHMEK